The following coding sequences lie in one Aspergillus luchuensis IFO 4308 DNA, chromosome 8, nearly complete sequence genomic window:
- the RRB1 gene encoding ribosome biosynthesis protein RRB1 (BUSCO:EOG09262DC1;~COG:S;~EggNog:ENOG410PF98;~InterPro:IPR036322,IPR015943,IPR001680,IPR019775, IPR020472,IPR022052,IPR017986;~PFAM:PF12265,PF00400;~go_function: GO:0005515 - protein binding [Evidence IEA]) has product MSKRSADVSDEQNAALKAGERPVVDAPPDEVGEFEDEYEDEFESEDEVLEAGVDGRPDAEREEEEKDAMEVDKQTFIPGRTKLAPGEVLSPDPSTYDMLHTLSTPWPCLSFDIVRDSLGDNRKTYPATVYAVTGTQAEGRRAKENELMVLKLSGMSKMDKEDGMDSDSDSDSDDDSEAILEHKSIPLGSTTNRIRAHQTPNQSGDYSKPPQTITATMLENSQVVIHDVTPHLTSFDVPGTILPPSANKPLSTLRMHKSEGYALDWSPLQPLGKLLTGDNDGLIYVTTRTEGGGWVTDTRPFTGHLSSVEELQWSPNEKNVFASASSDGSVKVWDVRSKSRKPAVDVKVSNTDVNVMSWSNQTFHLLATGADDGQWAVWDLRHWKPNAAGSQTTASPVASFDFHREPVTSIEWHPTDDSVVAVGSADNTVTLWDLAVELDEEENREAGMQEVPPQLLFVHYTESVKEIHWQAQMPGTIMATGGAGFGVFKTISV; this is encoded by the exons ATGTCCAAGAGATCCGCCGACGTTTCCGACGAGCAGAACGCCGCCCTCAAGGCTGGTGAGCGTCCCGTCGTCGATGCCCCTCCCGATGAGGTGGGGGAGTTCGAGGACGAATATGAGGATGAGTTCGagagtgaagatgaggtccTCGAGGCTGGTGTAGATGGTCGTCCTGATGCCGaacgggaggaggaagagaaag ATGCAATGGAGGTAGACAAGCAGACTTTCATTCCCGGAAGGACAAAATTGGCGCCCGGAGAGGTCCTCTCTCCTGATCCGTCTACGTACGACATGCTGCACACTCTCAGCACCCCGTGGCCCTGTCTATCGTTCGATATCGTGCGCGACTCCTTGGGCGACAACCGCAAGACTTACCCCGCTACTGTCTACGCCGTGACGGGCACACAAGCTGAGGGCAGACGGGCAAAGGAGAACGAACTCATGGTATTGAAGCTCAGCGGCATGAGCAAGATGGACAAGGAGGATGGCATGGACTCGGACAGCGACTCCGATTCGGACGACGACAGCGAGGCGATCCTCGAACACAAGAGCATTCCCCTTGGATCGACGACCAACCGTATCCGCGCCCACCAGACCCCCAACCAGTCTGGAGACTACTCCAAGCCCCCGCAGACTATTACCGCTACGATGCTCGAGAACTCCCAGGTTGTGATTCACGATGTTACCCCCCACCTCACCAGCTTCGATGTCCCCGGAActatcctccctccttccgcCAACAAGCCCCTGTCTACTCTCCGCATGCACAAGTCCGAGGGATACGCCCTCGACTGGTCCCCGCTGCAGCCCCTCGGCAAGCTGTTGACCGGTGACAACGACGGATTGATCTACGTGACGACTCGCACCGAAGGTGGTGGCTGGGTCACCGACACTCGTCCCTTCACCGGCCACTTGTCGTCTGTTGAGGAACTGCAGTGGTCCCCCAACGAGAAGAACGTTTTCGCTTCTGCCAGCAGTGACGGCAGTGTCAAGGTGTGGGACGTTCGTTCGAAGTCGCGCAAGCCTGCTGTCGATGTGAAGGTCTCGAACACCGACGTCAACGTCATGAGCTGGTCCAACCAGACTTTCCACCTCCTTGCGACAGGTGCGGATGATGGACAGTGGGCTGTCTGGGATCTGAGACACTGGAAGCCGAATGCCGCGGGATCTCAGACCACAGCCTCCCCTGTCGCTTCGTTCGACTTCCACCGCGAGCCCGTGACGAGTATCGAATGGCACCCGACCGACGACAGTGTCGTCGCAGTCGGATCCGCCGACAACACGGTCACTCTGTGGGATCTGGCCGTGGAattggacgaggaggagaaccGCGAGGCGGGAATGCAGGAAGTTCCGCCGCAGCTACTGTTCGTGCACTACACGGAGTCCGTCAAGGAAATCCACTGGCAGGCCCAGATGCCCGGTACGATCATGGCTACGGGTGGTGCTGGATTTGG TGTGTTCAAGACAATCAGTGTGTAG
- the SPG1 gene encoding Spg1/Tem1 GTP-binding protein (BUSCO:EOG092644X6;~COG:S;~EggNog:ENOG410PG6J;~InterPro:IPR005225,IPR001806,IPR017231,IPR027417;~PFAM:PF04670,PF00025,PF08477,PF00071;~go_function: GO:0003924 - GTPase activity [Evidence IEA];~go_function: GO:0005525 - GTP binding [Evidence IEA]) encodes MDASQLPVAGASDVANQAHLEQPQSLDTPAPASLGLAGPDEFTTSNGYSSDSRAHYSSHEFNSPARDFHNENDQPRQNFSPLTHQPQPLSTSRPSSEMSNNLPQPTHDVSQKQPSQAAKNSVVIKVGMVGDAQIGKTSLMVKYVEGSWDEDYIQTLGVNFMEKTISIRNTEITFSIWDLGGQREFVNMLPLVCNDAVAILFMFDLTRKSTLNSIKEWYRQGRGFNKTAIPFLIGTKYDHFVNFPREDQEEISIQAKRFAKAMKASLIFSSTSHSINVQKIFKIVLAKAFDLKCTIPEIENVGEPLLLYKNV; translated from the exons ATGGATGCCTCGCAACTGCCCGTGGCCGGCGCTTCGGATGTCGCAAATCAGGCGCATCTGGAGCAGCCCCAGAGCCTTGATACACCCGCTCCCGCAAGCCTCGGACTGGCGGGACCAGACGAGTTCACAACCTCAAATGGCTACAGTAGCGACTCGCGCGCCCACTACTCCTCCCACGAATTCAACTCTCCGGCTCGCGATTTCCACAATGAAAACGACCAACCTCGACAGAACTTCTCCCCGCTAACCCATCAGCCGCAACCCTTATCGACATCCCGTCCCAGCTCCGAAATGTCCAACAACCTGCCCCAGCCTACACACGACGTCAGCCAAAAGCAACCGTCGCAAGCAGCCAAGAACAGTGTGGTGATCAAGGTGGGGATGGTCGGAGATGCCCAGATCGGAAAGACCAGTTTGATGGTGAAATATGTGGAGGGTAGTTGGGATGAGGATTATATCCAGACTCTCG GCGTCAACTTCATGGAGAAGACCATCTCCATTCGTAATACGGAAATTACGTTCTCTATTTGGGATCTGGGTGGCCAACGGGAATTCGTCAACATGCTTCCCCTCGTGTGCAACGATGCTGTCGCAATTCTGTTCATGTTCGATCTCACGCGCAAAAGCACACTGAACTCGATCAAGGAGTGGTACCGACAAGGTCGCGGGTTCAACAAGACGGCCATTCCCTTCCTGATCGGTACCAAATATGACCACTTCGTCAACTTTCCCCGCGAGGACCAGGAGGAGATCTCAATTCAG GCGAAACGGTTTGCCAAGGCCATGAAAGCCAGCTTGATTTTCAGCAGTACAAGTCACAGCATCAACGTGCAAAAG ATCTTCAAGATTGTCCTGGCCAAGGCCTTTGACCTCAAGTGCACAATTCCCGAGATCGAAAATGTTGGCGAACCCCTACTACTGTATAAGAACGTCTAA
- a CDS encoding GFA family protein (COG:S;~EggNog:ENOG410PRH7;~InterPro:IPR011057,IPR006913;~PFAM:PF04828;~go_function: GO:0016846 - carbon-sulfur lyase activity [Evidence IEA]), protein MTTGSCFCGNVRIELSGEPMIVALCHCHDCRKVTGTLYSYNFVSKDDNVKITGNPKELPKTSDSGVRIVNHFCGDCGTPLFGYKVNADGSAGGFRVVRAGIFDDETVNKYKPGHEVFTKRRVCWLDATEGAEQFEGMAPL, encoded by the exons ATGACAACAGGCAGCTGCTTCTGCGGAAATGTCCGAATTGAGCTTAGTGGCGAGCCTATGATAGTG GCCCTCTGCCACTGCCATGACTGCCGCAAAGTCACCGGCACTCTGTATTCCTACAACTTCGTGTCCAAAGATGACAACGTGAAAATCACGGGGAATCCCAAAGAGCTACCGAAGACGTCTGACAGCGGAGTTCGGATCGTGAACCATTTCTGTGGGGATTGTG GTACGCCGCTCTTCGGATACAAAGTAAATGCCGATGGAAGCGCGGGTGGATTTAGGGTTGTGCGTGCTGGTATTTTCGATGATGAGACAGTAAATAAATACAAGCCAGGACATGAAGTCTTTACCAAGAGACGGGTATGTTGGCTCGATGCTACGGAAGGAGCTGAGCAGTTTGAGGGGATGGCGCCTCTGTGA
- the AIM9_5 gene encoding phosphotransferase enzyme (COG:S;~EggNog:ENOG410PIY2;~InterPro:IPR011009,IPR002575;~PFAM:PF01636) codes for MRLKQHAARSFHSGTAANYDLYSYTSGRFIFNESLRLDERYVEFDHIALLRETEKVVGRDHGHATHITKLAEGGFNRVFLITMDDGFEVIAKIPYRFTGPKYYATASEAATLCFLHAKGIPVPQLYGYSPLEDNPVGAEYILMEKAKGVGLQNKWHGMSKRDRHELASSFVEIEKKFFNIPFGSMGSLYFKTDIKQDHQAALYAPDIPHNEDYEVFCIGPTADYMFSYGRRAALNIDRGPWNNHKKYLACIARKEAEWIRSFGKPVELDFPYNGVFPGLKYPADYLPLLDKYLALVPFLLPEDTNSRLNKPTLRHPDMNPNNIYISPESGAVSCIIDWQHTFIEPRLLAAGYPRAFENPDLQQSTDLREPSLPSNYVALSSQEKAEADELYRRRLLFHYYRIFNGHYNKPHLEALRDPILLPRQHLVDRAGRQWSGNLVTLKGALVRMVEYWPHLPDTEGKHCPVKFSAEELNDFHDEEQTWLNLNKVVSQWYDQVGGVSEEGWVSNDRYDETVQRVAELKSALIASAEGDEEGIRLLEEGWLFRDRDEVY; via the exons ATGAGACTGAAGCAACACGCGGCCCGCAGCTTCCATTCTGGAACTGCGGCAAATTACGATCTGTACTCTTATACATCTGGTAGATTTATCTTTAACGAATCACTCCGGCTAGACGAACGCTACGTTGAATTCGATCATATTGCTCTTTTACGAGAAACTGAAAAGGTTGTCGGCAGGGACCATGGGCATGCCACCCACATCACTAAATTAGCAGAGGGTGGCTTCAATCGTGTCTTTCTCATAACAATGGATGACGGATTCGAGGTTATCGCGAAGATACCATATCGCTTTACCGGTCCCAAGTACTATGCCACTGCTAGCGAAGCTGCTACCCTGTGCTTCCTCCATGCAAAAGGCATCCCTGTGCCCCAGCTATATGGGTATTCGCCTTTAGAGGATAACCCTGTCGGTGCGGAATACATCCTAatggagaaggcgaagggTGTTGGATTACAGAATAAATGGCATGGCATGAGCAAACGTGATCGGCATGAGCTTGCATCGAGTTTcgttgagattgagaagaaGTTCTTCAACATCCCTTTTGGGTCTATGGGGAGCCTTTACTTCAAAACGGACATTAAGCAGGACCATCAGGCTGCACTATATGCTCCCGACATACCACACAACGAAGACTATGAAGTATTCTGTATTGGTCCAACAGCAGATTACATGTTTTCGTACGGTAGAAGAGCCGCTCTGAATATTGATCGTGGACCCT GGAACAACCATAAAAAGTACCTAGCGTGTATTGCTAGAAAAGAGGCTGAATGGATCCGCTCCTTTGGAAAACCAGTTGAATTGGACTTCCCATATAATGGCGTCTTTCCTGGGTTGAAGTATCCGGCTGATTACTTGCCACTTCTGGACAAGTATCTCGCTTTAGTTCCATTTCTGCTTCCGGAGGACACAAATAGCCGTCTTAATAAACCAACTCTTCGGCATCCTG ATATGAACCCAAACAATATCTATATTTCACCAGAGTCTGGTGCTGTGTCCTGTATCATTGACTGGCAGCACACCTTCATTGAACCGCGCCTGTTGGCAGCTGGCTATCCTCGTGCATTTGAAAACCCTGATCTCCAACAGTCAACTGATCTGAGAGAGCCATCACTTCCTTCGAACTATGTGGCCCTGTCGTCCCAGGAAAAAGCCGAGGCGGATGAACTCTACCGGCGACGTTTACTATTTCATTATTACCGTATCTTCAACGGTCATTACAACAAACCCCATCTTGAAGCTTTACGTGACCCCATTCTGCTTCCCCGGCAGCATCTCGTGGATAGGGCGGGCCGTCAGTGGAGTGGAAATCTAGTCACTTTGAAGGGAGCTTTAGTCCGGATGGTGGAATATTGGCCTCACCTACCTGATACAGAGGGGAAGCACTGCCCTGTAAAGTTCTCAGCGGAAGAACTGAATGACTTTCACGATGAAGAACAAACATGGCTCAATCTGAACAAGGTGGTGAGTCAGTGGTATGATCAAGTCGGTGGTGTGTCCGAAGAGGGATGGGTCAGTAACGACCGCTATGATGAGACTGTCCAGAGAGTTGCGGAACTCAAGTCTGCACTAATAGCGAGTGCggaaggggatgaggaaggcaTTCGGCTgttggaagaaggatggctATTTAGGGATCGTGACGAAGTTTATTAA